The DNA sequence GCTTTCAATGTGGTGCAGCACAAACTTGTCTAGCTAAAACAAGTCCTTAATCCGAATAAaactattttatttcaaattaccACTAGGGTCAGCAAGTTCACTTTTGAGGGAAATAAAATTGAGTTGGATCATCCTTTCTTGGTGATGCCCGCACTTTAAATCCCATAATGACATGGTAAAGAAACTCAAATTGCTttgtttcaaaataaataaaaattatctTTCAGATAATAGACGTATTTTGTGTGAAAACTTCAGGACATCCCCAAAAGAGGACACGGTTGACAATTATTTTGATACACAGAAAAATtcacaagtattttttttttttttacttgcaacCTTTTATCTCCAAGTAGCAAAACAACTTAAATGACACATTCCCTCCTCCATATTGCCATAATTCCAGTTTAACTGGGCAATGCACTTCTAAAAAAACATATGCAATAGTTTACCATGCAGATTACaacactacacaaacaaacttctAGATTAATATCTTAACATTATCTTTTAAACTGAGACAACCTTTACGTCTActctcaaaacaaaaatgtggtgATAAAACAACACGCGAAACTATGGAACAGCTCACGCAACAAAAGCCAGGGCTTGCTGGGGGTGCCTTCACATCTACTCCCAGTCATCATCATCTGCAACTGCGACCTGAGGAACTGGCTGGCTCCTGTCACCTCCTCCCTGTTGGAACACAGAGAAAAAACAATGAGGATGCTTAAATTTGGGGAGGGTGTTGTGTATGGGGGGgaacaaaatacaaatatagAAGACTTACCTTCCTAGAGTCGAAGGAGGCAAAACTATTTTTGGCCTGGTTAAAGCTAGTGGCCCCTCCACTGAAAGCAGATTCCTCCAACCATGATGGAACTTCTTGTTGTGCCTGTGATCAACAAAAAGTCACTGTGATATTAGCTATCTCATTTTATGTTTTACACCTTTTCCGCCCTACTCTACACATGGAATAATGATCCTCACCTTGGATAGGATCGTAACTAAGGAAGGAGCCAGCTGACTGTCGCTGTCCGGATCGTAGAAGGACACGGCCCTGCCAACATTACCGCATCGGCCGGTTCTGCCGATGCGGTGGACGTATTCATCGATGTTGTTGGGAAGATCAAAATTCACCACATGCTGCACATCTGGAATGTCCAGTCCGCGGGCAGCGACCGATGTCGCAACGAGGATGGGACATTTGCCGGTCCTGAAGTCAGCCAAGGCTTGCTCTCGTTCACGCTGTTCGCGATCTCTGCAATGTGACACGCATTCGCAATACATTACAAGTTGTACTGGAAGCAAGCAGACATTATGACAAAGACAGCAACACTTGCCCGTGAATACTGGTCGTGGGAAGTTGCTCTTGGCACAGAAAAGTAGCAATAAAATCAGCTTGTCTCTTTGTCTCCACAAACACCATTGTGCGTTCATTTCCTGCAAAAGCCAGTGATCATTACTACCGATACTGACTGATCAGTGAGAAATCAGACTAAAAACTGTTTTAATTACCAGTGGTCTTAAGCAGGTCAAGTAGCTGCTCTCTCTTTGAGAACTTAGTGACTTGGACGAATGTCTGCTCAACATCGCTGCAGGCCCCACCAACGATGCCAACAGCCAGGAACAAATAGTCTGTCTTGAGGAAGTCAGCAGCCAGTCTTTAAatcaataacaacaaaaaagtgaACCGGTGATGGTGAAATCCTGGTAAGGCACAGTTGATGAGCTCACATTTTGAGAAATCTTACCATTTTTGTCTGTTCAAAATTAGTCAGCCATGCTAATCAAGCTGCAAAAACATTACCGAAGAAGCAtctacacaaaataagcaattatTTAGCTTTTTGTTCTGTTGCCAACCGTAACATGACCAGGAGCAGATCAGCAAAATACACGACCAACCATGTTCACGATTCCCCATTAAACATTTAATTGGCTTTACCATTGTAAATTGGCCTTGAGGGCAACCACAACTACTTTGAGGCCTGCAATGAATACAAGTGCGCAATGGCTGTTGTCAGGAGACAGACCTTTGGATGTCTTCAGGATAGGTGGCGCTAAAAAGCAGCGTCTGACGGTTCTCTTTGGGTGGCATCCCAGGTGAACCGACAAGGCGGCGCATGTCAGGCTCAAAGCCCATGTCCAACATCCTGTCAGCCTCATCCAGAACCAGATACCGCAGTTTGGTCAGCCCAATCTgataataaaaatgtcatttcttTAGGTATGTGTTGAATATTACAATGTCAATATCATTATGTTTAAGAACCTTATTGCATATCGTGTGTTTTTCCAATATTGCGGCCTTActgtgaataaaatgcattcatTTGATCAAAGGCAAGCACATtcagaatgtgttttttttttttaaacgaaagCTTACGATTTGGTCCCACTATAGCAGGACTGCCAAAGTTTTGCTGATGTCCACGCAAAGTGGTTCTCTCAAGGtgaaatttaatttattcagcttACCCTTCCACGCCCAATTACATCCAACAATCTTCCTGGTGTTCCACACACTATGTTGCAACCCTTGGAAATTTCTCTGAGCTGAAATCCAGTATTCACTCCACCGTACACAACCACAGGACGCACACAGGTTCTGCAACATGACAAATCAAATTTCCATCAAGGTGTTGAGTTCATTCAAGCTTTGGCAATGCAGTCTGGGATAAGAAATGCTGATTTGGCCAATGGTGTGACATTAGGCAAGTTAATTGCACCAATTGATTGAATAAGGCACCGATAATGGTATTGAAAGTGATGCCTGGCATTGGTACTAGCCCGTCCGTCCCTACCTAAGATTGTGTCTTGGCTAAATAAAGGTAGGCAACACTACAGTCATGGATGGAAATCTCCAAAGGTAAAAGTTAACCTTTGTGCTTGGTGAAACCTGAGACCAAGGGAACAAAGCTCCGGCAACATATTGCACAGGTTGAGAGTAAAACGTGATATTACCCGTAGGAAAACTTCCTGGCCTCCAGAAAAATCTGGTGGATGAGCTCCCTGGTTGGGGCAACAATGATTGCCTCAGGCTCTTGCTGCTCACTGAAGCTGCTGGCAGCCACACCGTCAGCCATTAGCTGCTGCAGAATTGGAAGTAGGAAAGCAGCCTAGAGGACCACAAGCGCAACAGTCAAACCATGTTGtaccaaacgaagcacaaaggcCACAATTAGCGTTTTCTTACCGTTTTTCCAGAACCGGTCTGGGCGCAGGCCAT is a window from the Syngnathus scovelli strain Florida chromosome 2, RoL_Ssco_1.2, whole genome shotgun sequence genome containing:
- the ddx4 gene encoding probable ATP-dependent RNA helicase DDX4, which translates into the protein MDSFNEQEFESSTSQDCSRGGRRGRGRGRGFASSFSSETDSWKSPGGEREAFRGRGRGRSFVGNGQNQFNEENGSTQDNDFSRGRRGRGSFREGGFGGGYRGNNEEILTRADTKEPEPENSDGSVRPKVTYVPPALPEDEDSVFAHYQQGINFDKYDDIVVDVSGTNPLPAIMTFQEATLCDSLRKNISKSGYSKPTPVQKHAIPIISAGRDLMACAQTGSGKTAAFLLPILQQLMADGVAASSFSEQQEPEAIIVAPTRELIHQIFLEARKFSYGTCVRPVVVYGGVNTGFQLREISKGCNIVCGTPGRLLDVIGRGRIGLTKLRYLVLDEADRMLDMGFEPDMRRLVGSPGMPPKENRQTLLFSATYPEDIQRLAADFLKTDYLFLAVGIVGGACSDVEQTFVQVTKFSKREQLLDLLKTTGNERTMVFVETKRQADFIATFLCQEQLPTTSIHGDREQREREQALADFRTGKCPILVATSVAARGLDIPDVQHVVNFDLPNNIDEYVHRIGRTGRCGNVGRAVSFYDPDSDSQLAPSLVTILSKAQQEVPSWLEESAFSGGATSFNQAKNSFASFDSRKGGGDRSQPVPQVAVADDDDWE